A region of the Rissa tridactyla isolate bRisTri1 chromosome 18, bRisTri1.patW.cur.20221130, whole genome shotgun sequence genome:
CACAACAAAGTATTCAGAAGGATAGTCAGCTCTGACAGGAGGGATGCTTGTAGAAATGAGAACGTAAGTTTATGAATCCTCATGTCCTGGTATTTGTCGACAACTATTAAAGGAGTCTCAGCCTTATCTGCAAAGCCAccataagtttttaaaaaataaaatagctttctgAATTTAAGACGGTTTcactgaaaagctttttattttcctgatctTTGAAAATCCTGCTGCTAGGAAATCCTACTGTTACTCTTCTTAACTAGCAaagtttttctttgtctttcttcattCTCCCCCCTGTGGCCCCCACTCAGTGCATGGCTGGGAACTGGCAGAGAattgaagaaaaagcagttcctTTGCCTGAGTGTCTAAACCTTTCTGTAGTCAGTTCTGGTCCTAAAGCTTAGTTCTCCTGTGATGATACTTTTTGTtggcttttcttctcttaccgAGCCCCTCTcaccccttctttttttaaaatgctggatTTCCACCAGTCAGTGCTCAGGCCTTGTGTTCAGCCCTTCCACTTGTGCAGCTCGGCTTCTAAATAGCCTGGGCTTAGTGAATGTaattgttttctgtcatttctctgaAGGGTACAGCCAACATATCCTACAGTACGTTTTAAAACGGCTCAGGGAACGGTAATAGCAATGATGAAAGAACTAGCCAGGTTTTGAGAATTGTGctgattaaaattattatttgaagTTCACTAATAATGactaataataaaagcaaaatcctttGAAACTTGTCTGATGTAAAGTACGTGTCAAGATAATCTGACATACATGGCTTTTTTAACTACTgaaccagttttcttttcagaggatTGAATTTTATAACAAGATTCAAGGTTTCGTGTGTCTAATTCTAGCCCACTAAAAACTAAAATTTTCCAACTCAGCAATACATAACTTCATTGTCAGAGCAATCATGAGATGCATGCCATCACTGGCTGCCCTGGAGTGGCTTACTGTTGCTATGTGATGGACCTTTGTTGTGGTAGGACAAAGAGTTATTGATAAATTGCCTATAAAAAATGGCTTTGGAATATTACTTTATTGTCAGTGAAGTCTCTATGTACTTACAGTTAGGTCTTTCCCTACAACACCTGCAATGTGATAGATTCATAGTTCCTGGTTGCAGTTGGCTTGCTGTAGCACTACACAGTGAGAGAGATAAGCAATAAACTGGAAGATGACTACAGTTAATTAGCTATGTCttgtagaagaaggaaaaagaataataaagaacAAAGAACAATATTGACATTGGAATACTGCCATCAAAAGGTGCAGCTGCTCAGACGAATATGATTAGCTGCCTTTTCTTCACTGCTAAGAGCAGTTGGATCACCTTAAGTGTGAAAGGTGACTTATTTTGTTGTCTGAAATCTTGCTTTGATAGATTTTGTGAGCAATTGTTAGAGGACATGACGAGTAAATAGGTTAGCTGACTTCGTGAATACGCAAATCCCACTGTAATAAAATCCTGGTTATGTCTGCAGCAAAAAAATCATTGGAAGGTGTGAGTATTAAAAAGGAGGGTGCTCGTCTTTGTGCATTATATGGAGATGCCTTGAGGATATCTGTTCCAGGTGTGTCAGCTGgactttgaaagaaaaggagagttcCTGCAAGATGATACCGGGTTTGACTGTGAGCTTGTTAGGGCTTTGGAAGAGTTGGTGATGTGAAGACTGTACAGGCAACAAAACCTGTGAACTGTTAACTGAGTCTGTCTttatttaaaggtcttttctgaaTTGTGTAGGTGACGTAGTCCTACCTTCTGATTAATGATCtgttctcttctgcaggctggcaGTGATGGCGAAAGCATAGGAAACTGTCCTTTTTCGCAGAGGCTGTTCATGATTCTTTGGCTGAAGGGAGTGGTGTTTAGCGTCACAACAGTTGACCTGAAGAGGTAAGAAATACTTGATTTATCTGATAAGCGAGAGTACAGTACACTTGCTGTAACAAATGTTTGCTTGGGGCTTCTAGATCTTGCATGGCTTatcttctgaaattaaaaaggaaatctgtCCTCATAAATACTAAGAGTTACCCTTGATGTAAATGGTGCATTCATGGATGGTTATTTGTAAGTATCTGTAATCAAGAAGAATTGGCTTGATAAATTCTCTTGAATTTGTTAAATGATGCACTTCTGTAAAACTAATAGCTGACATGAAGTCTCTTATAATGGAATACTGAATCTTACTAACTTCATATTGAGACCGTGCAAGTGAAGACTGCTGGATGGGTATTTTATATCAACCAATGTTTGATCAAATCTCCAATGATTATGGGATAACTGTCACAGATAATGTGCAACCTgctcttctttttaaagatttcaaGGTAATACTGCTTATTATGcaataagaataaaaacattGTAAAATTATCTGCCCATGAGGTAAATATGagtgaaatagaaatgaaatgggtaggaataaaatgtaaaatactctGCCTTTGTATAGTGTTAGCCAAATATATCATGATGGTGCGTGTCACCTAAATTGCAACTTCTCCATCTAGGAAATTAATAGCTTAGTGGGTAAGAAGGGTGATATGTGAATCCAGGAGTTGTGATTTTCTAAGGTTCGGTGTACTTTAGAAGTGGTAATGCTACATTCAGCAGAggccttgtgtttgtttttggtgtGAAGTAATGTTTTCACAGCAGTAATGTAATGCGATGTTAGTCACTGAGCTctctggagagaggagagacTGCCAGTGCTTACAAaccatattttcagaaataaagccaATAGAAATATACAGCGTTCTCCAATGAGAAAAGTGTAAAATGTGTAAGAAAGAAATCACCCTGCTAGACTTAACCCcctcttgtaattttttttttgaaggaggtgacttgtttgatttttaaaaaaatcactgaagttgCTGCTTCAGCGCTGGCAACTCGTGTTAAATATTTCCATGTGTAGTAAGGCTGAGGCAGACCTTACCCTCAAACACTCAAACCGAGGGGGAGAAAGCAACTTTTGTCAACTGGGTGTGCATTTGTAGCAGCTCAAAGACTTTTTCTGGCTAATTCAGGATTTTACTGCAAATATAATTGTTGCTGCCAGCACACAGGAACCAAATATATCATATCTTCCCTTTAGCACTGCGTGTGGTTCGTGGAAACCTCAGGAGTTGTTCTTGCGTACCATTTGTAGTTTTGGACTTGATGGTGTTATTTAACCTATTGCAGTTAATTGGAATGGAGGGTGGGGATGAGAAGAAGTTTGAAAGATATTTTATACTTGGAAGCGTTTTTACTGCCGAACCAGTCTGAGAGATACCATTAAAATGCCAAAGATGCCTGATGAATTGGCTTTATTTGTGTCCCTTGGGCAACTTTGAGTTAATTGGTTGGAGGAATGGGATATAAGACTAACTTTTAGAATATAAATTGTTTGCAGATGTTCAAAACTGTCCTTTCTTACAGAAGGAAAGCTTTCTTtcacttggtttggttttttttttttttttttcatattgggaaggacaaaacataaaataagtgcaaattaaaaatgcatgggAGTAGGTCAAGTGAACTCTACTTTTTTTGTTGTACACTGAATGTATTTTCTGGTAAAGGAAAAGGACCACTGAAGCAAACTCAGATTTGAATAGGCGTTGGTAACAAACTTAATTCCTTTTATACTTTATATAAAGCTTCATAAATACAAATTTCAGGTTCTGGATTGTCTAATACCTAGTTGTAGAGTAGTGTAGCTGCGCAATGTCACGTTCGGCTAACTGCTCAAGTGGAAATGTTTTGTACCAGatggtgttttttcccctgttagcaTTGCCAGAATGATAATAGGTGCTAGATGTTGCCTCAGTGCTTCTAATACTGTCACAAGAAACTGCTTTTACAAGTATTCAAGCcaaatttctttttgttcctgttaAAGACACAGACTTGTTGAAGAGCTGGGTAGTAATGGTTTTAAGCACCTGAATTTATTTTGCTGGCCAAGGAAAGACCATGCTGCTGCTTCACAGTGTAATTTCTGCCCAACAGAAAGGCGAGCTCGCTCTGTTTGTCAGGCTTAAAAGGTCATGGTTGGGTACAGAAGTTCACAAGTAACTTGGGACACAGGAAAAACTGAGTCTGATTTGTCTGACTCTGCTGTGgcgtgtatttctttttttcccttccctaatTGCATTGGACATCATACTGTGCtaacaaaagaacattttgcaGTTCTCAGTTCGattcttaaaacacaaaaatatgcaCATAGGCAAACGAAGTGGGACGTACCGCCCTTTCAAAGGAATCGTGCACTTCTGGCTTCTGTTTAGTCAGACAGAGgctttattctttcccttttcagaagCGGCATTTCAGTGCTCAGAGATTGGACGTGTTCTGGTGACTGGAGCAGAGTTGCAGTACATAAACCATTTGTTGGGCTTGTAGCAACATTCAGGGCCAGCTTGCATTCAGTTAAGTTTTGAAATCCTATTTTAAACGTCTTTATTGTGTGGTTTTACAATTATGTTGACAGACAAAGATTAAATAAAGAGATTAGTAAATATTAAAAGACTGCCCAGAGGTGAATGCAACTTCAGCAGTGTAAAATACTGCTCAGGAGCTGGAGACAGGGGTATTTTTATTgctggcattttttcttttacagtacTCTTCAGACACTCATTGCAGTACTTGCATAAATTATAAATCACTGTAGAGCATACTGCATTTGGGGGCTGACTTTTGTCTGATCTCCAAGAAACTATTTGAGTGCTAATTGCTATTCTGGTTTGTGGCAAAGCCATAAAATGTTTATACCTTAACTCTGGTGTTAAAGAGCCTGTCCACTTCATTAGCTAGTGATAGCCAGATAGTTAAGGATTTGGTCCTACCTCCAAATACCCCTGTAAACTTTGGGGCAGGTACTGGCTATCATGGAATTGTTTTGAGTGGTTAtagaagtttttgttttgttttgtttttttatttaaagaaaaagttatcCAGTTTTATCTCCAAAGTAAACTTCactataatatttttaattgccaTCTTGTTTGACTATTAAGGGAAGTTGTACTCTTAGACTTTTAAGGATATTCCTGTGTACTTGTGGTGCTCTAAAGGCTGTGGCTTGTATGTGGTAAACCAGGGTTTGTTTATCATCTGCTGGCAAGAGTAGCAAACTGGAAGTCAAACCCTGTATTATGTTTGGGCTTTGGCTGTGGGATGTtaatctgtgctttcttttttgtcagaAGATACAGGTGGTCTGGCTGGAGTGGCAAGAGGGGTTAATAAAATGCTCTAGGATCCTTGAGATGCACTCTGATTCGTTGGAAAACTTCTTTTGTTGGTTCATTGGAGTGgtctgtttctgaaataaatctttcctttaaTAGTATTGCTGCAAATCCGGTGGTcttgcctgtttgtttttaaaataacattcctTTTGAGGAATTTTATCTAGCCAACATGTGAAATTGGAAGTGAGCCACAATGACTTCCTGTAATTGTTGTGGGTTACAAAGCTGTATTTAAATGAAGTGTTAAGCTACTTAAAGCATTAACCGATGACAGACTTTAATAGTTGCCGTCGTCCTCTTACTCTCAGGATTTAGTGAGAAATAACTTCTTGGaagcttaaaaactgaaaatggtTAAATTCTTGTATTAATAAGAGTTCTGTCACCTGGCTAAAAGCAGAGTGTTTAATGTTCTTAAGTATGAAAATGGGTTTTCTTATTCAGTTTTACATATAGTGCCAAGTGCTTGTATCTGACGTAATTGTGCTTTGGCACTATATACTGTTGCTGTTTGCCCTGCTTCAAAGGCTCAGCAGGGGGCAGGACGTGAAATTCTGGCAGGAGTTCTTCATTTGAAAAGCAGCGTTTCTAGAGGATAAACTTGAAAACTGTGCTTAGTTTGCAGAGTCTGAGTGCTATCCCTGAAAACGCTGGTCCCTCGTGCTACCCTTAGTGACCATGGCTGTGTATATTACTAACCCAGTTTCCCTCTCCAGTGCTGTCAGGAGACTTTCTTGAACCAGAATCCAGTAAATCCAGTTGCTGGATGCCTGGTGCTGGCTCAGAAGCGCAGCCGCATTGTACAAAGTACAAACCCAGTTCAAGGGGTTAGGGTCCCGTTTGGATTTGTTCAAACAGTAACAAAGGGGCAACTTTATCTTGGCAAACTTTCTGCTGGCCGAGGTGCGGTTTGTTGTTCCTCACCTGGCACAATGGTAGCAGAAGGCGGTGGGCATCCTGTAGCCTGTGCTCTGCTCAACTTGACTGTAATTTTACGGTCATGCGTCATCCGGACAGCGTGTGCTGTTGGGTGTTGGTACACAGGGATGGTCTGAGGAACTAGGAGTTGCAGACTGTCCTCTCAAACGTGGAGAGGTTCCTAGAGAAGTTAGACTGCGTCCTTCTGAGCAGTCATCCTGGACCGTAGTCAATAGTTTCATCAGAGGGAAGTTTTAAGTGCTGCTACTGAAGAAGTGCCAAGTGgtacagtaattttatttctgcttgcaCTGAGACGATTGCACTAGCCTGGGACTAACTAATACCGTGGTgatttactggggaaaaaattggCTGCAGCTTTTTAGATGATGCTTTGGAATTTATAGCTTGTAATGAATCCACATCTCATTACTGACTTCAACTTTGCATCTGAATCTGCTGACAAGGCAGACGTAAGAGCTTTACATTAGTTAGGCATTTTGGGGTGAATGTATATGTGCAGCTGACATATAGGCTTCTAAATAAATGCCTGCAGTGCTGTTCCTTGTCACTATAGCATCAAGGCACAGctagaggagagagagaagccaGTTGCttataaaataaactgttttagCTTGATAAGGGTTAGTATGAAAGGAGCTGGAGTGAATAGCAAGAGGTATTGCCAAAACTGACTTAAGATTTAGAAATGTCTGAGTATTTTAGCTTCACTCTGTTTCTCTTGTGTCTGGTCATACTAACAGGGGGGATTCTTCTCCCTTTGCCCAAGtgtgctgcttttatttgtaaatagTTTTTTCACTGGAGAAAACTTCAAGCATCACTGTTAAATGTGATGTTTAAGCATCCTTCAGCTTGTCTGGAACCAGTTTGTGTGTGCACATAATAAGTGGTTTATACATACTGCTCTATCTCAGACTTCCTTATTTCCAGAGAAGCTCTGTGTAAAAGGGGAGGATTATCACTGATCGCAGATTATGCTATATATAAACTCTGTACTGCAGGTCTTGGGAAAGAGAGAGTGAGTGTGTGTGGTGTACATATATCCCCCCCCATCAACATTATATTGACTGGAGAAAAAGCATAGCCAGAGGTAGGACAAAGCAGttgtttttaagcattttaaattaattgttatCAAGTATATATTCAAAATGCTAATCAAGCTGTaaactcacttttaaaaaagaaaaccggTGACATCTTTTTGAAACTGCAAGGATGTGAAAACCTCAGGCAGTGCTTTTGTGATTGCAGCAATGAAAGCTAGAGTCACGGATGTCCCGTGCTTACTTTTGTATTGGTTTGTATTTCATCCTAGAAAACCAGCAGACCTTCAAAATTTGGCTCCAGGCACTCATCCGCCCTTCATAACCTACAACGGTGAAGTGAAAACAGACGTGAATAAGATTGAAGAGTTCCTGGAAGATGTTTTGGCTCCACCCAAGTAAGCGTTAAAATGATAATTTCTCACCGTAGATTGGATGGAGTGTTCTCAAAGGGGCTTTCTGCACCAATTAAGATGTTCTTCGGCATCAATAAACTGAAGATTAGACATTGAAAATAGCTTGGAGTTCTTGCTTGTCTCTCCAGCTCCCTCATCTGTATATTGAAAGTGCTTTGGTATTCCTCTGAAAAGTGATTAAAAAGTGTTGGGTTTAAAAATCTTAACTTAAATGGAAGTGTGTGATATTACACTTAAGAAGCAAATCTTCCATGTTAATCTGAAAATGGATAAATTGGTAAATGTAGATAtgtataatctttttttttttttttaaaaagggccgTTTTGTGCTAGTTAATATACGATGAGCATCGTTCTGATAAGTGTGCTGTAGATCtacttctttctgctttttaggTACCTAAAACTTTCACCAAAGCATCCAGAATCAAACACTGCTGGAATGGATATATTTGCCAAATTTTCTGCATTTATCAAAAATTCTAGACCAGAAGCTAATGAAGGTGGGTTACGTGGGGGCCAATAGCTGTGCACGTGTCGTTTTATGGTCTTGTGTTTTTCAGAGCAGCTTCACAGTGAAGTGTCTCTCTGACAAATTTTGCTGCATGTCGATTGGTGCTTGAGGGATTCTCATTAAACCTTTGGTTATTTAAAGTTAATGGTCTGAGACAAAAATTTCAACACTTCCAAAGGGAACTTCAATTAAACAGCGTTCAATCAGAGTTTGAGTAGGGTATGCATGGTTTGTAAATATACCTGCCGTTGAAACTTCTCCACACAACAGCCACTCAAAAACTCTTGAACTAAGTAGAAATGATTTTAACATCCAGAAGGAAATTCCATGGAGAGTGTGTGTTGTGCCCCAGCGGTTGACATTCCACGCGTTTGCTGCGAGGCTGTTCTGCGCACTTGGTTATTTGACCTTTCTGGGATTGAGGGCTCCCATTTGGAGTTCTGAGTTAAGCTCAGTTCATGTCGCTTTCTTTAAAGGATTAAGACCTTTCTGTGAAGAGCGAACATAGTAGATGGAAGGAGAGAGGTCAATAAGAGATAAAGAACGCACAATTAGACCTTTAAATATTTTAGTACAAATCTTTTGTCCTCGGTGTACTTGGAGGCAAAACTTAAGCCAGGGAATCAGAAtgcctttctgctttatttcaaatgGAGATAGGCAAAATATTTGTAAACGGTGGGAAATACGTTTCAATTTTGTGGGGTGTGCTGCCCTCTGCTGCTGTGTTCTAGAAAGCTCCTCGGTACTCTCCGTGCTTAGTTGTGGCTGTTAGCTGAGCACGTGACTTTAAACAGATTATGTTTAAATGAATATAAACTCTAGCATAGCTTAATTCTAATGAGTTTAAGCCAGTTAGGAGTAGTCTTAAGAAACTGACATAAGCCactttttaaaccaaaaataaacgCTTGTGGACAATCTTAGAGTATTTTAAATTAGTGCAAACTCATGTATAAGCCAGCCTTTAAATAACCTGCATCTGTGTGATATTTAAAGGGATTATAGTTTGGTTTCAGAGACCACGAAGGCAGCTCCAGCAGTAGTGTTGCCACAGAAATTGTACAAGTCTTAAAAATCCCTCAGTATATGGTCTGTTCTGGGTAGTACAGTatgtggattttgtttttcagagctaCTACTAATATCAATATTCTAAACAATAACGTGCTTTGAAATTTGTGTgctgtggtttggtttggctttcttttttgttcttaaaactgTTCCTTCCTCCGTAGCCTTAGAACGTGGCCTCTTGAAAACCCTTCAGAAGCTGGATGAGTATCTGAACTCTCCTCTCCCTGATGAAATAGATGAAAACAGCATGGAGGATATTACAGTTTCTACCCGCAAGTTTTTGGATGGCAATGAAATGACATTAGCAGACTGCAACCTGCTACCCAAACTGCACATTGTCAAGGTAAGCGCCTTGTGTGTTGTTATTTGATAATGAAGGACAAAATGCTTATGGTTTATGACATTCTGGGGTCCAACTAATTTCCACCGTTTTTAAGCTCCCATGTAAGTTTAACTACAGCATTAACAATACGTGAAATTGTGTAAGATTTGGGTAATTCACAGGGGTTTTAAGGATAGAGCAGTTGAATTCAGTGAAGGTGTGAACCATTAGACAAATTGGGTGGCAGATGATAAAATGGCACAAGCCAAAACCCATTATACTGCACTGACCAATGTGGTCACAGAAAGAAGTTGCAATGCTTAAAAGAATGAGGTAGAAGAAGGAAGATGAGCATCATGTGACCAGTTAATGTGTGAAGCGGATGTCTTCTCACATCTGTAGGGAAAACTGCTCTATTAGCAACAAAATAAATGACACAATGTGAAATACAAggattgtattaaaaaaaaaaacctctagaaGGAGGTTGCTTAGGCTAACTATAGGAGTGAAGACGTGCCTGTATAATCGTGGTTTCATTTCTTTGCACTGTCTCCTATGATCTTTGTCAGTTTTGTACTGCAGATGGAGCCACAGATTAATTTTCTGCCTGGGTGCAGAAGCGTTTCTTTTGGTGAGGACAGTAACCCAGCCGGAGCCAGGCAGCCCGAGGGGCCGGCTCTGCTGACTTTAGCAGTGGCTCTGAGCGTACGTGTAGGAAGAAAAGCTTAACGAGAGAGCGACAAGGGATGGAAAAGTGGTTTAAATTGAAGGATGTAAATTCATAATCTAATTCTTTTGTTCTAGGTGGTGGCCAAAAAATACCGCAACTTTGAGATTCCCAAGGAAATGACAGGGATTTGGAGATACCTGACGAATGCTTATAGCAGGGATGAATTCACCAATACCTGTCCTGGAGACAAAGAAATTGAAATAGCTTACAGCGATGTAGCCA
Encoded here:
- the CLIC4 gene encoding chloride intracellular channel protein 4 isoform X1, which translates into the protein MALSVPVNGLKDGDKEPVIELFVKAGSDGESIGNCPFSQRLFMILWLKGVVFSVTTVDLKRKPADLQNLAPGTHPPFITYNGEVKTDVNKIEEFLEDVLAPPKYLKLSPKHPESNTAGMDIFAKFSAFIKNSRPEANEALERGLLKTLQKLDEYLNSPLPDEIDENSMEDITVSTRKFLDGNEMTLADCNLLPKLHIVKVVAKKYRNFEIPKEMTGIWRYLTNAYSRDEFTNTCPGDKEIEIAYSDVAKRLTK
- the CLIC4 gene encoding chloride intracellular channel protein 4 isoform X2: MESLCLKSWEWLSIKAMMTKAGSDGESIGNCPFSQRLFMILWLKGVVFSVTTVDLKRKPADLQNLAPGTHPPFITYNGEVKTDVNKIEEFLEDVLAPPKYLKLSPKHPESNTAGMDIFAKFSAFIKNSRPEANEALERGLLKTLQKLDEYLNSPLPDEIDENSMEDITVSTRKFLDGNEMTLADCNLLPKLHIVKVVAKKYRNFEIPKEMTGIWRYLTNAYSRDEFTNTCPGDKEIEIAYSDVAKRLTK
- the CLIC4 gene encoding chloride intracellular channel protein 4 isoform X3, which codes for MAGSDGESIGNCPFSQRLFMILWLKGVVFSVTTVDLKRKPADLQNLAPGTHPPFITYNGEVKTDVNKIEEFLEDVLAPPKYLKLSPKHPESNTAGMDIFAKFSAFIKNSRPEANEALERGLLKTLQKLDEYLNSPLPDEIDENSMEDITVSTRKFLDGNEMTLADCNLLPKLHIVKVVAKKYRNFEIPKEMTGIWRYLTNAYSRDEFTNTCPGDKEIEIAYSDVAKRLTK
- the CLIC4 gene encoding chloride intracellular channel protein 4 isoform X4, with the translated sequence MILWLKGVVFSVTTVDLKRKPADLQNLAPGTHPPFITYNGEVKTDVNKIEEFLEDVLAPPKYLKLSPKHPESNTAGMDIFAKFSAFIKNSRPEANEALERGLLKTLQKLDEYLNSPLPDEIDENSMEDITVSTRKFLDGNEMTLADCNLLPKLHIVKVVAKKYRNFEIPKEMTGIWRYLTNAYSRDEFTNTCPGDKEIEIAYSDVAKRLTK